In one window of Tripterygium wilfordii isolate XIE 37 chromosome 1, ASM1340144v1, whole genome shotgun sequence DNA:
- the LOC119988987 gene encoding uncharacterized protein LOC119988987, whose amino-acid sequence MSYLGRVKGVLEISKFGLYVSIPIFLMCTLANNTENIQKFMGNRCYIVYPPEAPRPQSPEELREMAREFARKKNIN is encoded by the exons ATGTCTTATTTGGGAAGAGTGAAGGGAGTTCTGGAGATCTCCAAGTTTGGGCTGTATGTGAGCATTCCGATCTTTCTTATGTGTACTTTGGCCAACAATACCGAAAATATCCAGAAATTCATGGGAAat CGTTGTTATATAGTTTATCCCCCGGAGGCACCAAGGCCTCAATCACCAGAAGAGTTAAGAGAGATGGCACGAGAATTTGCTCGGAAGAAGAACATTAACTAA
- the LOC120001709 gene encoding photosynthetic NDH subunit of subcomplex B 5, chloroplastic isoform X2 translates to MAFSLSALAPNSIPKINSIDSETRVRVNVLKQAIPNPIHVKLYGKSCSSSSIRGSLPRLNAGFHEIEPDIDEDPTDRWETRTVGPEEFEYGKWDGYHSYVEGEDTGTMWEALSAEYAACEPPTGFQGIMSWLFLPAIAAGMYFNAPYGSSMTSMETSGILH, encoded by the exons ATGGCATTCTCACTCTCAGCTCTCGCTCCCAATTCAATCCCCAAAATCAACTCCATAGATTCTGAAACTAGGGTTAGGGTTAACGTTTTGAaacaagcaattccaaatcccaTTCATGTCAAATTGTATGGAAAGTcttgtagtagtagtagtattaGAGGCAGCCTTCCGAGGCTGAATGCAGGATTCCATGAGATTGAACCCGACATCGACGAAGATCCAACTGATCGCTGGGAAACTCGCACTGTTGGCCCT GAAGAGTTTGAGTACGGGAAGTGGGACGGGTATCATTCTTATGTCGAAGGCGAGGATACAG GAACAATGTGGGAAGCATTGTCTGCAGAATATGCTGCTTGTGAGCCTCCTACAGGTTTTCAAG GAATCATGTCATGGCTTTTCCTTCCAGCAATTGCAGCCGGGATGTACTTCAATGCTCCG TATGGGAGTTCAATGACAAGTATGGAGACCTCTGGGATATTACATTGA
- the LOC120001241 gene encoding CBL-interacting serine/threonine-protein kinase 7-like produces MTAGAPPPPPPLPPPSASTLLNKYQLGRLLGRGSFAKVYLARSIAENTPVAIKIIDKSILSLDPSMESRITCEVSAMRRLHHHPNIVKIHEVMATKTKIYLVMELASGGELFSKVLRRGRLKESSARMYFQQLVSALHFCHQNGVAHRDVKPQNLLLDQNGNVKVSDFGLSALPEQLKNGLLHTACGTPAYTAPEVVARRGYAGAKADAWSCGVILYVLLAGSLPFEDNNLALMYKKVHRREYKMPDWISRSARSIIYQLLDPNPNTRMSIEAVMQSSWFKKSLQLPSQDGLMDQATKPSTKLENIVTSMNAFDIISLSSGLDLSGLFEATCNNWRGKRFTSRESLERVMERVKEVGGKLGYRVKEGKGGAIGLGKGRAVVAVEVLEMAPSLLLVEMKVVGDGGEEFEDKQWWELKQGLEDVVLSWHSKEAIVAAI; encoded by the coding sequence ATGACGGCTGGGGCCCCACCTCCACCGCCTCCACTTCCACCACCATCCGCCTCCACACTTCTCAACAAGTACCAGCTGGGCCGCCTGTTGGGCCGAGGCAGTTTCGCCAAGGTTTATTTGGCGCGATCCATCGCTGAAAACACTCCGGTGGCCATCAAAATAATCGACAAGAGTATCCTCTCGCTGGATCCTTCCATGGAGTCTCGCATTACCTGCGAAGTCTCCGCCATGCGCCGCCTTCACCACCACCCGAACATCGTCAAAATCCACGAGGTCATGGCGACGAAAACCAAGATCTACCTCGTCATGGAACTCGCTTCCGGGGGCGAGCTCTTTTCTAAGGTCCTCCGTCGCGGACGATTGAAGGAATCTTCGGCGCGGATGTACTTCCAGCAGCTCGTTTCGGCTCTCCACTTTTGCCATCAGAACGGCGTTGCTCACCGCGACGTGAAACCGCAGAATCTGTTGCTGGACCAGAACGGGAATGTCAAGGTCTCGGACTTCGGTCTCTCGGCTTTGCCTGAGCAGCTCAAGAACGGATTGCTCCACACGGCCTGCGGTACGCCGGCGTACACGGCGCCGGAGGTTGTAGCCCGGCGGGGATACGCCGGGGCAAAAGCTGACGCGTGGTCTTGTGGAGTCATCTTGTATGTATTACTTGCAGGATCTTTGCCTTTCGAGGATAACAACCTCGCTTTGATGTACAAAAAGGTTCACCGGAGAGAATACAAAATGCCCGATTGGATATCGAGGTCGGCGCGATCGATAATCTATCAATTACTAGATCCGAATCCGAATACAAGAATGAGCATAGAAGCCGTAATGCAGAGTTCTTGGTTCAAGAAATCACTACAACTGCCAAGCCAAGACGGCTTAATGGATCAAGCAACCAAGCCTAGTACTAAGCTAGAAAACATTGTGACTAGCATGAACGCCTTTGATATAATATCGTTGTCGTCGGGGCTCGATTTGTCGGGCTTGTTCGAGGCGACTTGCAATAACTGGAGAGGAAAGAGGTTCACGTCGAGGGAGTCATTGGAGAGAGTGATGGAGAGGGTGAAGGAGGTGGGAGGGAAATTGGGTTATAGAGTGAAGGAAGGGAAGGGTGGGGCTATTGGGTTGGGGAAAGGGAGGGCAGTGGTGGCGGTGGAGGTCTTGGAGATGGCTCCGTCACTGTTGTTGGTGGAGATGAAGGTGGTTGGGGACGGTGGTGAGGAATTTGAGGACAAACAGTGGTGGGAGTTAAAGCAGGGGCTTGAGGATGTTGTTCTTTCATGGCACAGCAAGGAAGCCATTGttgctgcaatttga
- the LOC120001709 gene encoding photosynthetic NDH subunit of subcomplex B 5, chloroplastic isoform X1, whose product MAFSLSALAPNSIPKINSIDSETRVRVNVLKQAIPNPIHVKLYGKSCSSSSIRGSLPRLNAGFHEIEPDIDEDPTDRWETRTVGPEEFEYGKWDGYHSYVEGEDTGTMWEALSAEYAACEPPTGFQGIMSWLFLPAIAAGMYFNAPGEYLFIGAGLFTIIFCIIEMDKPAKPHNFEPHIYNMERGARDKLINDFNTLTVWEFNDKYGDLWDITLKTDDIMKR is encoded by the exons ATGGCATTCTCACTCTCAGCTCTCGCTCCCAATTCAATCCCCAAAATCAACTCCATAGATTCTGAAACTAGGGTTAGGGTTAACGTTTTGAaacaagcaattccaaatcccaTTCATGTCAAATTGTATGGAAAGTcttgtagtagtagtagtattaGAGGCAGCCTTCCGAGGCTGAATGCAGGATTCCATGAGATTGAACCCGACATCGACGAAGATCCAACTGATCGCTGGGAAACTCGCACTGTTGGCCCT GAAGAGTTTGAGTACGGGAAGTGGGACGGGTATCATTCTTATGTCGAAGGCGAGGATACAG GAACAATGTGGGAAGCATTGTCTGCAGAATATGCTGCTTGTGAGCCTCCTACAGGTTTTCAAG GAATCATGTCATGGCTTTTCCTTCCAGCAATTGCAGCCGGGATGTACTTCAATGCTCCG GGAGAGTACTTGTTCATTGGAGCAGGGTTGTTTACGATAATATTCTGCATAATTGAGATGGATAAACCTGCAAAACCCCACAACTTTGAACCCCATATATACAATATGGAGAGGGGAGCTCGTGACAAGTTAATCAATGATTTTAACACCTTGACAGTATGGGAGTTCAATGACAAGTATGGAGACCTCTGGGATATTACATTGAAGACGGATGACATAATGAAAAGATGA